In a genomic window of Prosthecochloris marina:
- a CDS encoding YiiX/YebB-like N1pC/P60 family cysteine hydrolase: MVNGKFTCRRRSSWLLLLTLIVMFFLPLQTATDELDRLKGNMPGGCIESLAGILDEGDIIFRYGNGVWSPVFRNVSLTEKRFSHAGVIIVEKGRFWVVHASAHEMNGVGYVSKVSLEQFLAVSSDYAVYRFGKEKNVRWRIAENAKSYIGRPFDSSFNIADRNRVYCTELVMHSVNDAVGYNAISPTVVNGVSLVAPDDCYEGRGFFAVADKRLSGKL, encoded by the coding sequence ATGGTGAATGGAAAGTTCACATGCAGACGCCGAAGTAGCTGGTTATTGCTGCTGACGCTTATTGTGATGTTTTTTCTTCCATTGCAAACGGCAACCGATGAACTGGACCGTTTGAAGGGAAACATGCCAGGCGGGTGTATTGAATCACTGGCCGGTATTCTTGATGAAGGTGATATTATTTTTCGTTACGGAAACGGGGTCTGGTCTCCTGTCTTTAGGAATGTATCCTTGACCGAGAAAAGATTTTCTCACGCGGGGGTGATCATTGTGGAAAAAGGGCGGTTCTGGGTTGTCCATGCATCGGCACACGAGATGAACGGTGTGGGCTATGTATCGAAGGTGTCGCTCGAGCAGTTTCTTGCTGTTTCTTCGGATTACGCTGTTTATCGTTTTGGAAAAGAAAAAAATGTTCGGTGGCGCATAGCTGAAAACGCCAAAAGTTATATCGGACGTCCATTTGATTCCTCGTTCAACATTGCTGATAGAAACAGAGTGTATTGTACCGAGTTGGTGATGCATTCGGTTAATGACGCTGTCGGCTATAACGCTATTTCCCCGACAGTGGTCAACGGTGTTTCGCTTGTCGCTCCGGATGACTGCTATGAAGGCCGTGGTTTTTTTGCGGTAGCTGACAAGCGATTGTCTGGGAAACTCTGA
- a CDS encoding DUF4878 domain-containing protein: MIHPLLSRIALFAFLFLMSCGDSPQSVAKNFTENLAKGRISEAKKYATEPTGEMLDFASKIGAMPVNPGFTFVYVEKNVDGDKATVVYRESVDGPDERINLVRIDGEWKVHMQTPK; encoded by the coding sequence ATGATACATCCGCTTTTGTCGCGCATTGCTTTATTTGCTTTTTTGTTTCTCATGAGCTGTGGAGACAGTCCGCAGTCTGTTGCGAAAAATTTTACGGAGAATCTGGCGAAAGGCAGAATTTCCGAAGCAAAGAAATATGCGACCGAACCGACAGGTGAAATGCTTGACTTTGCCAGCAAGATCGGGGCTATGCCGGTCAACCCCGGTTTTACGTTCGTTTATGTTGAAAAAAACGTTGATGGTGACAAGGCAACGGTTGTGTACAGGGAGTCAGTGGATGGGCCTGATGAGCGCATTAACCTGGTGAGAATCGATGGTGAATGGAAAGTTCACATGCAGACGCCGAAGTAG
- a CDS encoding flavodoxin family protein, translating into MKILGISGSPIADSNTDRAVKAVLSASGIDHEFHKLSEYTVSPCNACLGCVKTNRCVIKDDGNFFVELVKEADALVIGGFTPYSTLDSRTKAFLERMYPLRHNHGFLKGKPGASVISSCVPENAEGLPPAGMLGANAVQFFMMEEGMNYLGNVGIKGNVPCLTCGNGNSCSMTGITMLYGPGATTASVGLRAFEKQPEAVTSAQEIGLGIKAALKKQS; encoded by the coding sequence ATGAAAATTTTAGGAATCTCCGGCTCTCCTATTGCTGACAGTAACACCGACAGAGCCGTTAAAGCCGTTCTTTCAGCATCGGGTATCGACCATGAATTTCACAAATTGAGCGAATACACTGTCTCGCCCTGTAATGCATGCCTCGGTTGTGTAAAAACAAATCGTTGTGTCATCAAAGATGACGGTAATTTCTTCGTTGAGCTCGTCAAGGAGGCTGATGCCCTGGTCATAGGGGGCTTCACTCCTTATTCCACACTTGATTCACGCACAAAAGCCTTCTTGGAGCGCATGTATCCTCTACGGCACAATCATGGGTTTTTAAAAGGAAAACCCGGTGCTTCGGTCATTTCCTCATGTGTCCCGGAAAATGCCGAAGGACTGCCTCCTGCCGGGATGCTGGGAGCGAATGCCGTTCAGTTTTTTATGATGGAAGAGGGCATGAACTATCTCGGCAACGTCGGTATAAAAGGCAATGTACCTTGCCTGACCTGCGGAAACGGGAATAGCTGCAGCATGACAGGCATCACCATGCTCTACGGACCCGGTGCGACAACTGCCTCGGTCGGCCTGAGAGCTTTTGAAAAGCAACCGGAAGCTGTCACCTCAGCACAGGAAATCGGCCTCGGCATAAAAGCCGCGTTGAAAAAACAATCCTGA
- a CDS encoding acyl-CoA thioesterase: MQSYNFTLSMSVRDYECDMQGIVNNSVYQNYLEHARHEYLKAVGMDFKMYAQEGINLVVVRAELDYKFPLESGDRFFVGVNMVRESRLKFAFYQDIFREKDKKLILKAKITGTALNQRGRPAIPEELDAALERISTTIIA, encoded by the coding sequence ATGCAATCATACAACTTCACGCTTTCCATGAGCGTTCGTGATTACGAGTGCGATATGCAGGGGATTGTCAATAACAGTGTCTACCAGAACTATCTCGAACATGCCCGCCATGAATATCTTAAAGCGGTCGGGATGGATTTCAAGATGTACGCACAGGAAGGGATAAACCTTGTTGTCGTAAGGGCTGAACTCGATTATAAATTTCCGCTTGAAAGCGGTGACAGATTTTTTGTCGGAGTGAATATGGTGAGAGAATCAAGGCTGAAGTTCGCGTTTTATCAGGACATTTTTCGGGAAAAGGATAAAAAGCTTATCCTGAAAGCAAAAATTACCGGAACTGCCCTCAATCAACGAGGCCGACCGGCAATTCCCGAAGAGCTTGATGCTGCTCTTGAACGCATTTCTACTACGATAATCGCTTAA